A portion of the Lolium rigidum isolate FL_2022 chromosome 1, APGP_CSIRO_Lrig_0.1, whole genome shotgun sequence genome contains these proteins:
- the LOC124702242 gene encoding protein REVEILLE 1-like isoform X3 — protein sequence MVDVIKPPATDDATATQPKEEGVGGHPVKARKPYTITKQREKWTEEEHEKFLEALKLYGRSWRQIQEHIGTKTAVQIRSHAQKFFSKVVREPAAKIAIEIPPPRPKRKPLHPYPRKSANSSNGANAVTGQQKLAPVSSSSGSDQENGSPVSVLSAMQSDAFGSSMSNPSTRCTSPESSDDENIVPLMMSEEENVPRQLTGKDESQKDTNQDNKDTVMSEEDSSDEVQETSLKLFGKTVVIPDPRKRCLSGHEKGEKISQSSSKATSQAPSVGEILPAYAAPNEWVLPYNSYPLHLGEPATPLHVWWPYYGFPVGHPRGPPSTVTHNEVADVCDAVKSPLVESSSDDSDDNTQTASKKWKALEPLRMGQVPRSASTFELKPSMNSAFVRVKPVSGGDQPVRGFVPYKRCRAE from the exons ATGGTGGATGTCATCAAACCTCCGGCGACGGATGATGCGACCGCAACGCAGCCTAAGGAGGAGGGGGTGGGTGGGCATCCTGTCAAG GCTAGGAAGCCGTATACGATCACGAAGCAGCGGGAGAAGTGGACGGAGGAAGAGCACGAAAAGTTCCTGGAGGCACTGAAGCTGTATGGCCGGTCCTGGCGTCAGATACAAG AACACATTGGCACAAAGACCGCTGTCCAAATTCGAAGCCATGCTCAGAAGTTTTTCTCAAAG GTGGTGCGTGAACCTGCAGCTAAAATAGCGATTGAGATTCCTCCCCCTAGGCCAAAGAGGAAACCACTGCACCCATATCCTCGCAAGTCTGCGAATTCCTCCAATGGGGCAAATGCAGTGACTGGGCAGCAGAAGCTTGCTCCTGTTTCATCTTCCTCTGGTTCAGACCAAGAGAATGGCTCTCCGGTGTCAGTGCTATCTGCAATGCAGTCAGATGCCTTTGGATCATCGATGTCAAATCCGTCAACCCGGTGTACCTCTCCCGAGTCATCGGATGATGAGAATATTGTCCCTCTGATGATGAGTGAAGAGGAAAATGTGCCTCGTCAATTAACAGGGAAAGATGAATCCCAGAAG GACACTAACCAGGACAACAAAGACACTGTTATGTCTGAGGAGGACTCTTCTGATGAGGTGCAGGAAACAAGTCTGAAGCTGTTTGGGAAGACTGTGGTCATCCCGGACCCCAGGAAAAGATGTTTGTCAGGACACGAAAAGGGTGAGAAAATCTCACAATCCTCTAGCAAAGCAACATCACAAGCCCCGTCAGTTGGAGAGATTCTTCCAGCATATGCTGCGCCAAATGAGTGGGTTCTTCCATACAATTCGTACCCACTCCATCTCGGCGAACCAGCAACCCCTTTACATGTATGGTGGCCCTACTATGGGTTTCCAGTTGGCCATCCAAGAGGACCACCGAGCACCGTGACGCACAACGAAGTTGCCGATGTGTGTGATGCTGTGAAGAGCCCTCTGGTCGAGTCAAGCTCGGACGACTCGGACGACAACACTCAAACAGCAAGCAAGAAGTGGAAAGCACTTGAGCCGCTTCGGATGGGCCAGGTCCCTCGGTCAGCTTCGACATTCGAGCTGAAGCCAAGTATGAACTCGGCCTTCGTAAGAGTGAAGCCGGTCAGCGGCGGCGATCAGCCGGTAAGGGGATTTGTGCCGTACAAAAGGTGTAGAGCCGAATAA
- the LOC124702242 gene encoding protein REVEILLE 1-like isoform X2: MASMAHAEESDGLDSSGLPINKGLMVDVIKPPATDDATATQPKEEGVGGHPVKARKPYTITKQREKWTEEEHEKFLEALKLYGRSWRQIQEHIGTKTAVQIRSHAQKFFSKVVREPAAKIAIEIPPPRPKRKPLHPYPRKSANSSNGANAVTGQQKLAPVSSSSGSDQENGSPVSVLSAMQSDAFGSSMSNPSTRCTSPESSDDENIVPLMMSEEENVPRQLTGKDESQKDNKDTVMSEEDSSDEVQETSLKLFGKTVVIPDPRKRCLSGHEKGEKISQSSSKATSQAPSVGEILPAYAAPNEWVLPYNSYPLHLGEPATPLHVWWPYYGFPVGHPRGPPSTVTHNEVADVCDAVKSPLVESSSDDSDDNTQTASKKWKALEPLRMGQVPRSASTFELKPSMNSAFVRVKPVSGGDQPVRGFVPYKRCRAE, translated from the exons ATGGCTTCCATGGCGCACGCGGAG GAAAGCGATGGGCTGGACTCATCTGGCTTGCCGATCAACAAAGGGCTGATGGTGGATGTCATCAAACCTCCGGCGACGGATGATGCGACCGCAACGCAGCCTAAGGAGGAGGGGGTGGGTGGGCATCCTGTCAAG GCTAGGAAGCCGTATACGATCACGAAGCAGCGGGAGAAGTGGACGGAGGAAGAGCACGAAAAGTTCCTGGAGGCACTGAAGCTGTATGGCCGGTCCTGGCGTCAGATACAAG AACACATTGGCACAAAGACCGCTGTCCAAATTCGAAGCCATGCTCAGAAGTTTTTCTCAAAG GTGGTGCGTGAACCTGCAGCTAAAATAGCGATTGAGATTCCTCCCCCTAGGCCAAAGAGGAAACCACTGCACCCATATCCTCGCAAGTCTGCGAATTCCTCCAATGGGGCAAATGCAGTGACTGGGCAGCAGAAGCTTGCTCCTGTTTCATCTTCCTCTGGTTCAGACCAAGAGAATGGCTCTCCGGTGTCAGTGCTATCTGCAATGCAGTCAGATGCCTTTGGATCATCGATGTCAAATCCGTCAACCCGGTGTACCTCTCCCGAGTCATCGGATGATGAGAATATTGTCCCTCTGATGATGAGTGAAGAGGAAAATGTGCCTCGTCAATTAACAGGGAAAGATGAATCCCAGAAG GACAACAAAGACACTGTTATGTCTGAGGAGGACTCTTCTGATGAGGTGCAGGAAACAAGTCTGAAGCTGTTTGGGAAGACTGTGGTCATCCCGGACCCCAGGAAAAGATGTTTGTCAGGACACGAAAAGGGTGAGAAAATCTCACAATCCTCTAGCAAAGCAACATCACAAGCCCCGTCAGTTGGAGAGATTCTTCCAGCATATGCTGCGCCAAATGAGTGGGTTCTTCCATACAATTCGTACCCACTCCATCTCGGCGAACCAGCAACCCCTTTACATGTATGGTGGCCCTACTATGGGTTTCCAGTTGGCCATCCAAGAGGACCACCGAGCACCGTGACGCACAACGAAGTTGCCGATGTGTGTGATGCTGTGAAGAGCCCTCTGGTCGAGTCAAGCTCGGACGACTCGGACGACAACACTCAAACAGCAAGCAAGAAGTGGAAAGCACTTGAGCCGCTTCGGATGGGCCAGGTCCCTCGGTCAGCTTCGACATTCGAGCTGAAGCCAAGTATGAACTCGGCCTTCGTAAGAGTGAAGCCGGTCAGCGGCGGCGATCAGCCGGTAAGGGGATTTGTGCCGTACAAAAGGTGTAGAGCCGAATAA
- the LOC124702242 gene encoding protein REVEILLE 1-like isoform X1, whose amino-acid sequence MASMAHAEESDGLDSSGLPINKGLMVDVIKPPATDDATATQPKEEGVGGHPVKARKPYTITKQREKWTEEEHEKFLEALKLYGRSWRQIQEHIGTKTAVQIRSHAQKFFSKVVREPAAKIAIEIPPPRPKRKPLHPYPRKSANSSNGANAVTGQQKLAPVSSSSGSDQENGSPVSVLSAMQSDAFGSSMSNPSTRCTSPESSDDENIVPLMMSEEENVPRQLTGKDESQKDTNQDNKDTVMSEEDSSDEVQETSLKLFGKTVVIPDPRKRCLSGHEKGEKISQSSSKATSQAPSVGEILPAYAAPNEWVLPYNSYPLHLGEPATPLHVWWPYYGFPVGHPRGPPSTVTHNEVADVCDAVKSPLVESSSDDSDDNTQTASKKWKALEPLRMGQVPRSASTFELKPSMNSAFVRVKPVSGGDQPVRGFVPYKRCRAE is encoded by the exons ATGGCTTCCATGGCGCACGCGGAG GAAAGCGATGGGCTGGACTCATCTGGCTTGCCGATCAACAAAGGGCTGATGGTGGATGTCATCAAACCTCCGGCGACGGATGATGCGACCGCAACGCAGCCTAAGGAGGAGGGGGTGGGTGGGCATCCTGTCAAG GCTAGGAAGCCGTATACGATCACGAAGCAGCGGGAGAAGTGGACGGAGGAAGAGCACGAAAAGTTCCTGGAGGCACTGAAGCTGTATGGCCGGTCCTGGCGTCAGATACAAG AACACATTGGCACAAAGACCGCTGTCCAAATTCGAAGCCATGCTCAGAAGTTTTTCTCAAAG GTGGTGCGTGAACCTGCAGCTAAAATAGCGATTGAGATTCCTCCCCCTAGGCCAAAGAGGAAACCACTGCACCCATATCCTCGCAAGTCTGCGAATTCCTCCAATGGGGCAAATGCAGTGACTGGGCAGCAGAAGCTTGCTCCTGTTTCATCTTCCTCTGGTTCAGACCAAGAGAATGGCTCTCCGGTGTCAGTGCTATCTGCAATGCAGTCAGATGCCTTTGGATCATCGATGTCAAATCCGTCAACCCGGTGTACCTCTCCCGAGTCATCGGATGATGAGAATATTGTCCCTCTGATGATGAGTGAAGAGGAAAATGTGCCTCGTCAATTAACAGGGAAAGATGAATCCCAGAAG GACACTAACCAGGACAACAAAGACACTGTTATGTCTGAGGAGGACTCTTCTGATGAGGTGCAGGAAACAAGTCTGAAGCTGTTTGGGAAGACTGTGGTCATCCCGGACCCCAGGAAAAGATGTTTGTCAGGACACGAAAAGGGTGAGAAAATCTCACAATCCTCTAGCAAAGCAACATCACAAGCCCCGTCAGTTGGAGAGATTCTTCCAGCATATGCTGCGCCAAATGAGTGGGTTCTTCCATACAATTCGTACCCACTCCATCTCGGCGAACCAGCAACCCCTTTACATGTATGGTGGCCCTACTATGGGTTTCCAGTTGGCCATCCAAGAGGACCACCGAGCACCGTGACGCACAACGAAGTTGCCGATGTGTGTGATGCTGTGAAGAGCCCTCTGGTCGAGTCAAGCTCGGACGACTCGGACGACAACACTCAAACAGCAAGCAAGAAGTGGAAAGCACTTGAGCCGCTTCGGATGGGCCAGGTCCCTCGGTCAGCTTCGACATTCGAGCTGAAGCCAAGTATGAACTCGGCCTTCGTAAGAGTGAAGCCGGTCAGCGGCGGCGATCAGCCGGTAAGGGGATTTGTGCCGTACAAAAGGTGTAGAGCCGAATAA